In a single window of the Gossypium hirsutum isolate 1008001.06 chromosome D02, Gossypium_hirsutum_v2.1, whole genome shotgun sequence genome:
- the LOC107908651 gene encoding E3 ubiquitin-protein ligase BOI: MAIQAQLYSDNIGFPLCNSYDYNGGNGNDGFNSFHFGPQWKPQLQFQEQLQNHEIDEFIKSQDERLRLLLQEQRNQQVSTMVEKLESKASFLEEEITKAKNRTMELQILMNKLEMENQTWQRVAQENEAMVVSLNNMLQQLQQQLDNGVDDAGSCCEETEENRGFGVVERTMMVCKCCDSRNSCVLFLPCRHLCTCKDCAAFLDCCPVCRTVKKASIEALVS, encoded by the exons ATGGCCATACAAGCTCAGTTATATTCAGATAATATTGGTTTCCCATTATGCAATTCCTACGATTATAATGGTGGCAATGGTAATGATGGTTTCAATTCATTTCATTTTGGTCCTCAATGGAAACCACAGCTACAATTTCAAGAACAGCTTCAAAATCATGAGATTGATGAGTTCATCAAATCACAg gATGAGAGATTGAGATTATTATTACAAGAACAAAGAAACCAACAAGTTTCAACCATGGTGGAAAAGCTTGAATCCAAGGCATCTTTTTTAGAAGAAGAGATCACAAAGGCCAAAAACAGAACAATGGAGCttcaaattttaatgaataagCTAGAAATGGAGAACCAAACATGGCAAAGAGTGGCACAAGAGAATGAAGCCATGGTTGTCTCTTTGAACAACATGCTCCAACAATTACAACAGCAATTAGACAATGGTGTCGATGATGCAGGGTCTTGTTGTGAAGAAACAGAGGAAAACAGAGGATTTGGTGTCGTTGAAAGGACAATGATGGTGTGTAAATGTTGTGATTCTCGAAATTCCTGCGTTTTGTTCCTTCCTTGCAGACATCTTTGTACATGTAAGGATTGTGCAGCTTTTCTTGATTGTTGTCCTGTTTGTAGAACAGTAAAGAAAGCTAGTATTGAAGCTTTGGTTTCTTAG